One part of the Mytilus trossulus isolate FHL-02 chromosome 11, PNRI_Mtr1.1.1.hap1, whole genome shotgun sequence genome encodes these proteins:
- the LOC134690061 gene encoding uncharacterized protein LOC134690061, with translation MDKTAYIQEAIRQLSDARFYQKLDSDPTTSFNRDITNSLVEMHDDGFIDDKTLEYLKPENPKPGRFYLLPKIHKANNPGRPIVSANGHPTEKISEFVDFHLRQHVEDLPSHIKGTTDYLRKMQALNPLPSDTTLVSMDVTSLYTNISYADGIDACKEVWNSRPVKYPPTECLVKTLTLVLKKNNFTFDGDHYLQVNGTAMGTKMAPSYANIFMGKLEKQLLETSIEKPLSWFRFIDDVDMKWNKSDEDLDTFITHANNIHPSIKFTHEKSKSKIAFRDTSSSLTEGIISTDLYSKPTDTHQYLSPKSCHPAHLT, from the coding sequence ATGGATAAAACTGCCTATATTCAAGAGGCTATACGACAACTTAGCGATGCAAGGTTCTACCAAAAACTAGACTCTGATCCTACTACATCTTTTAACAGAGATATTACTAATAGTTTGGTAGAAATGCATGACGATGGTTTCATCGATGACAAAACTCTTGAATATTTGAAACCAGAAAACCCAAAACCGGGCAGATTTTATCTATTACCTAAAATTCATAAGGCCAATAACCCAGGAAGACCTATAGTTTCAGCGAACGGTCATCCGACGGAAAAAATATCGGAATTTGTTGACTTCCATCTTCGTCAACATGTTGAAGACTTACCATCTCACATCAAAGGTACAACCGATTATCTTAGAAAAATGCAGGCCTTAAACCCACTCCCCTCCGACACGACTCTTGTTTCCATGGATGTTACCTCCCTCTACACGAATATTTCATATGCAGATGGCATCGATGCATGCAAAGAAGTTTGGAATTCCAGACCAGTGAAATATCCACCTACTGAATGCCTGGTCAAAACGCTCACGCTGGTACTTAAGAAAAACAACTTCACTTTTGATGGAGATCATTATTTGCAAGTAAATGGAACTGCCATGGGCACCAAAATGGCTCCGTCATATGCCAACATATTTATGGGCAAATTAGAGAAACAACTCCTTGAAACTTCCATCGAAAAACCGCTTTCCTGGTTTAGATTTATAGATGATGTGGATATGAAATGGAATAAAAGCGACGAGGATTTAGACACTTTTATCACTCATGCCAACAACATACATCCAAGTATCAAATTTACTCATGAGAAGTCTAAATCCAAAATCGCCTTCCGCGATACTTCAAGTTCGCTCACAGAGGGCATCATATCTACAGATTTATATTCTAAGCCTACTGACACTCATCAATATTTGTCCCCTAAAAGTTGCCATCCTGCTCATCTTACCTAG